From a region of the Chrysemys picta bellii isolate R12L10 chromosome 7, ASM1138683v2, whole genome shotgun sequence genome:
- the LOC135972679 gene encoding uncharacterized protein LOC135972679: MESQDRKRAPAWTEREVRDLLAIWGDEAVIAELRSSKRNGKVLEKISKAMKDRGHNRDTQQCRVKIKELRQAYHKAREANGRSGAEPQTCRYYAELHAILGGAATTTPTVCYDSLTGETHREDSSGNEEDEDGGTVGSSQQQGSGEIGFPNSQDMFVTLDLEPVTPELTQDPQGTQETSAANVSPSQRLVNIRKRKRRTRDDMFTELQMSSHADRAQQNAWRQSMSEMRKAQYEREERWRAESRDEQSKWRAEDDRWRQLADRRQEAMLRLLEHQTDMLERMVELQERQQEQRPPLQPPCNQQSSSPSSIASSPRRPRTRRGGLRPPSHSTPDDRPSIRRLAFNKS; this comes from the exons atggagtcccaggatcgcaaaagagctccagcatggactgaacgggaggtacgagatctgctcgccatatggggagatgaagcagtgatagctgaactccgtagcagtaaaagaaatggaaaagtattagaaaagatctccaaggccatgaaggaccgaggccataacagggacacacagcagtgccgcgtgaaaattaaggagctacggcaagcttaccacaaagccagagaagcaaacggaaggtccggggcagagccgcaaacttgccgctactacgcggagctgcatgcgatcctagggggtgcagccaccactaccccaactgtgtgctatgactctctcactggagaaacacacagggaagacagttcggggaatgaggaagatgaggatggaggtactgtaggtagctcacagcagcaaggaagcggagaaatcggtttccccaacagccaggatatgtttgtgaccctggacctggaaccagtaacccccgaactcacccaagaccctcagggcacacaggagacctctg ctgcaaatgtttctccttcgcagaggctcgtgaacattagaaagagaaaacgtaggacaagggacgatatgttcacggagctgcagatgtcctcccacgctgatagagcacagcagaatgcgtggaggcagtcaatgtcggagatgagaaaagcccaatatgaacgagaggagaggtggcgggctgaatcgcgggatgaacagagcaagtggcgggctgaagacgataggtggcgtcagcttgcagacagacggcaagaggcaatgctccgtctgctggagcatcaaactgatatgctcgagcgtatggttgagttgcaggaaaggcagcaggagcagagaccgccgctacagcccccgtgtaaccaacagtcctcctccccaagttccatagcctcctcaccaagacgcccaagaacacggagggggggcctccgtccacccagtcactccaccccagatgatcgcccaagcatcagaaggctggccttcaataagagttaa